The genome window CCGGTGGCGGCCAGTACGCGCACGAGCCGGGCCAGCAGGGGTTCGTCCAACGGGTCGTCGGCCACCGCTTCCTGGAGCGGGGACAGCACGGCGGCGGGGATGCCGGCCCGCAGCGCCGCGTCGGCCGCCTCCCGTACCGCCGCCGCCCGCTCCCGGTCGACCGGCGGGAACCCGGCGCGCTCCCGCACCTCCTCGGGCAGGCCCGCCCCGACCGGTCCCCGCCACAGCCCCAGCGCCTCGGTGAGCAGCTCCACGACCCGGGCCGCCGATCGGCCCGTGTCGCCGCCGACCCGTCGCGCCTCGTCCCGCAGCCGACGGAACCGCAGCAGATCCAGGGAGTCGGCGTCGACCAGGAGCCGGTACCCGCCCGCGTTCCGTATCAGCCACCGGCCGGTGGCGCGGTTGGGCAGACCGGGCTCCAACATCCGCCGCAGCGAGCCCACATGACGCCGGATCACATTCACGGCACTGTCCGGCGGCAGCGGCCCCCACAGCACGTCGACGATCTCGCTGACCGCCACCGGCTGCCCGGCCCGCACCAGCAACAGCGCCAGCAGCGCCCGCTCCTGCGGACGTCCCCACGCCGGCTCCACCCCCGTCCGCTCCACCCGGACCGACCCCAGAACCGCGAACCGCACCGGCTCCAGCGCCAATTGGCCCTCCTGATATCTCGTATCTTTACGTTATCGAGACTGTAGTCGCGTCTCGGCATTCCGGGTATTTCGGCCCGGAAGGTCCGTCACATCACCAAAGCGTGAGGGCTTCGGCTTGAGTACGGTCTCTCGCTTCTGTGTGCCGCCGGCGCGGCAGGGTTGCGCCACCTGCCCGCCCCGCCTCCGCCTTGTGGCGGGGGCGGGTGGCGCGGGTCTTCCGGTCGGCTCCACGAGGCTTCGACACCGCCGGGGCGGTGTCCTGGTCTCCGGCCACTCCGGTACCAGTCGTGCAGGCTGCCGCGAGGGCGGCGAGGTTGCGGCCGTTCGTGGAGGGCCGCCGCGGCGGTGTCGGACGCCACCACGTCCAGCACCGGGTGCGGAACGCGGTGCCGGGCCTCGGAGACAGCCTGTGCCATGAGTGTGGCTCCGGGCCCCAGGCCGCGGGCCCACGGGGCGACGAAGAGGCGGTTGATCACGGCCGTCTCGTCCACGCCCACCCCCGCGCGGGCGCTCCACAGCGCGGGTGCGGCGTCGTCGGCGCCGCTGGGGGACAGACCGATGTGGCCGGCGATCCGGCCGTCCACCTCCACCACCCAGGCGGCGAGGAGCGAGGGCGGTGACAGCCGTGCGTCTGGCCGGTCGGGCCAGTTCACCGGGTAGCCGTCGCGTTCATGGACCTCCGCGAGGACGCGGACGCAGCCCCCGAGATCGCGGTCGGTCCGAGACCGGACCTCGCCTGTCGTACGTCCGCCGGACACGCTCTCGCTCCTGCCGCTCGTCACGGCCGCATCGAAGCACACGGCGGGCATCGGCCGCGTGGCATTTCCGTCCCGGTCCCGGTGCCGCGCCGCTCTCGTACGGCGTCCGCTGCCGGGATCTTGACGGCGGTGATGTTACCGGTAACACTGCGAGAGCCCCAGCCATGGAGAGGCGGAGTCCCGCGTGCCCGACACACCGACCGCGCAAGAGGTGAAGCACGTCCGACCGGCCCCGCGACCACGGGTGTTCAGCCCCGCCGCCGTGGTCGCCTCCTGCGTCGGCTTCATCCTGATCGGCGCGCTCCAGGCGCTCTACGGCCCCGCCATCCCGGCCTTCCGCGACGAGTACGACCTCTCGCCGTCGGCCGCCGGGCTCGGCCTGAGCGCCCACTTCATCGGCGGTGTCGTCGGCGTACTGCTCTTCGACCGGCTGTTCGGGCGGATCGGCAACCGGCGGCTCCTCGGCACCTCGTATCTGCTGATGGCCGTCGGCGCGGCGGGCTTCGCGCTCGCCCCGAACTGGCCCGCCGGTCTCGCCGCCGCACTGCTCGCCGGGTTCGGCTTCGGCGGTATCGACTACGGCCTCAACCAGCTCTGCGCCGTCGGTTTCGGCCACCGCTCCACCGCCATGCTGAACATCCTCAACGCCCACTTCGGCATCGGCGCGATCCTCGGCCCCGCCCTGATCGCCGCCTTCGGCGCCGAGCACTACCCGGCGCTCTTCCTGGCCTTCGCCGCCGCCAACCTGCCGCTGCTGCTCTGTCTGCGGGGCGTACGCGACCGGGTGCCGCGGCCCGGCACCGAGACGGCCGAGAGCCGGCCCGGCGGCTCGGTGCTGGGCCGCAGCCTGGGCTCGGTGCTCGGCGTGTTCGTCGCCCTCTACGTCCTGCACGTCGGCATCGAGGCAGGTGTCGGCGGCTGGGAACCCACCCACCTGGAGACGGTCGGCTACGGCGCCGGAGCCGCCGCGACCGCCACCTCCGTGTACTGGCTGATGATGACGGTCGGCCGCTTCCTGGTCGCCCCCCTCGCCCTGCGCCACTCACCGCAGACGATCATCACCGTGTCCTGCGCGGGCATGACCGTCTGCCTGCTGCTGGCCTCGGTGCCCTGGCTCGCCCCGTACGCCTACGCCGGAGTCGGCCTGTTCATCGCGCCGATCTTCCCCACCGGTCTGCCCTGGCTGAACGCCGCCGCGCCCCGGGCCCGCCGCGCCGGAGCCCTTGTGATCGCCGCCTCCCTGGTCGGGGGAGTGGTGGCGGGCCCGGCGCTCGGCAGGGCCATCGAGTGGTCCGGCGTCCGCGCGGTCCCGCTGCTGCTCTGCGCGGTCTCGGCCATCTGCCTCCTGGCCACCCTCTGGCTGATCCGCGCCACCCGCCCCGGCTCGACGCCCCCCTAGGTCGTGTCGTCACCCTCCCGCCCGCCCCGCACCCCCCACCGAAGGGAAACAGCCTTGCGCACGCCCGCTCTCACCACGTCGTCCGACGGTTTCCTGCTCCACGGCGAGCCGTTCCGGATCATCTCCGGAGCGATGCACTACTTCCGCATCCACCCCGACCTGTGGGCCGACCGGCTGCGCAAGGCCCGGCTGATGGGCCTCAACACCGTGGAGACGTACGTCCCCTGGAACCTCCATCAGCCCGACCCCGACAGCCCGCTCGTCCTCGACGGACTGCTCGACCTGCCCCGCTACCTCAGCCTCGCCCGCGCCGAGGGCCTGCACGTCCTGCTGCGCCCCGGCCCGTACATCTGCGCCGAGTGGGACGGCGGCGGTCTGCCCTCCTGGCTCACCTCGGACCCCGACATCCGGCTGCGCTCCAGCGACCCCCGCTTCACGAACGCCCTCGACCGCTATCTCGACATCCTGCTGCCCCCGCTGCTGCCGTACATGGCGGCGAACGACGGCCCGGTCATCGCCGTCCAGGTCGAGAACGAGTACGGGGCGTACGGCGACGACACCGCGTATCTCAAGCACGTCCACCAGGCGCTGCGGTCACGCGGCATCGAGGAACTGCTCCTCACCTGCGACCAGGCGGGCTCCGCCCATCACCTGGCCGCCGGGAGCCTGCCCGGTGTCCTGTCCACCGCCACCTTCGGCGGAAGGATCGAGGAGTCCCTCGCGGCCCTTCGGGCGCACCAGCCCGAAGGGCCCCTGATGTGCTCGGAGTTCTGGATCGGCTGGTTCGACCACTGGGGCGAGGAGCACCACGTCCGGGACGCCGAGAGCGCCGCCGCCGACCTCGACAGACTGCTGGCCGCCGGTGCCTCCGTCAACATCTACATGTTCCACGGCGGCACCAACTTCGGCTTCACCAACGGCGCCAACCACGACCAGTG of Streptomyces phaeolivaceus contains these proteins:
- a CDS encoding MFS transporter; the protein is MPDTPTAQEVKHVRPAPRPRVFSPAAVVASCVGFILIGALQALYGPAIPAFRDEYDLSPSAAGLGLSAHFIGGVVGVLLFDRLFGRIGNRRLLGTSYLLMAVGAAGFALAPNWPAGLAAALLAGFGFGGIDYGLNQLCAVGFGHRSTAMLNILNAHFGIGAILGPALIAAFGAEHYPALFLAFAAANLPLLLCLRGVRDRVPRPGTETAESRPGGSVLGRSLGSVLGVFVALYVLHVGIEAGVGGWEPTHLETVGYGAGAAATATSVYWLMMTVGRFLVAPLALRHSPQTIITVSCAGMTVCLLLASVPWLAPYAYAGVGLFIAPIFPTGLPWLNAAAPRARRAGALVIAASLVGGVVAGPALGRAIEWSGVRAVPLLLCAVSAICLLATLWLIRATRPGSTPP